Sequence from the Kineosporia succinea genome:
GGGCTGTGGGTCGTGGACGCCGAGTCGTCGGCCCTGCGCCTGGTGTACCGGGCCGACGACGGCACTCTGGCGGTGTCGACGGTGATCGGGCAGGGGCTCTTCGAGTTCGGCCCGCACGACGGCACGGGCTGGGACGCCCGCCTGCAGCACCCGCTCGGCGTGCAGGCTCTCCCCGACGGAACCGTGCTGATCGCGGACACTTTCAACGGATCGGTACGGCGCTACGATCCGCACACCGACCAGGTGACCACCCTGCGAACCGGCCTCGGGGAGCCGTCCGCCGTGTCGGTCGTCCACCATCAGGTCTGGGTCGCCGATGCCGGGCGGCACGTGGTGCACCACCTCGAGCTGCCCGACGAGAAACACCGCCCCGAGACCACTCTGATCGCAGTGCGGGATGTCGACCCGTCAAAGGTCACGATCAGCGTGTCCTTCGTCCCGCCGCCCGGCGAGGAGGTGGATCTGCGCGAGGGGGATCAGACCTGGCTGAGCGTGTCGGCTCATCCGCCGGCCCTCGTGGAGTCGGTGAGCGGTGCGGGGCTGACTCGCGAGATCGTCTTCGACGCCGAGCTTTCCGGTGGACGCGTCAACGGCCGGCTCCTCGTCGAGGCGAGGGCGGCGTCGTGCGACATCAAGCAGGGGCCGGGTGCGGTGTGCCATCTTCACCGGCGCCGCTGGGAGGTGCCGGTGCGGCTGATCCCGGGCACCTCGTCCACCATCGGCCTAACGCTTTGAGGGATACGCCACGCCGGTGAGCTCCTGGGCCCGCGCCCACAGGGCCGCCGCGACCTTCTTGTCCTGCGCGGCCGTGCTCGACGCGGCCAGGCCCGGGTAGCCCCGCACCTCGCCCGGACCGGTCGGACCGTAGTAGCCACCGGGGGAGGCGTCCGGGCTCGCCGCCGCGTAAAGCAGGGGCAGGGCGCCCATCTCGGCGGAGTGCCCGGCCATGCGCGAGCTCAGCGACAGCACCGCTCCCTGCACCAGTGACCCGGTGTGCGAGGTCAGCTCGGTCTTCGCGATGCCCGGGTGGGCGGCGACCGACAGCACCGGCGAACCCGCGGCGGCCAGGCGGCGCTGCAGCTCCCGGGCGAACATCAGGTCGGCCAGCTTCGACTGGGCGTAGGCACCCCAGCGGGCGTAACGGCGATGCTCCCAGTTGAGGTCGTCGAGGTCGATCCGGCCGCGCCGGTGCACCACGCTGGAGAGCGTCACCACCCGCTCGGTGATCTGTGGCAGCAGCAACCCGGTGAGAGCGAACGGCCCCAGGAAGTTCGTGCCCAGGTGCAGCTCGAAACCGTCTCTCGTGGTGCTGTGCGGCACGGCCATGACGCCGGCGTTGTTGAGCAGGACGTGCACCGGCTCCCCGAGCCGCTCCGGAAAGGCCCGCACCGACGCCAGATCGGCCAGGTCGAGAGGCAGCACGCGCACGTCACCGGTCATCCCGGCGGCGGCCGCCTCGCCCCTGGACACGTCGCGGCAGGCCAGCACCACCCGGGCCCCGCGGGCCGCCAGGGCTCCTGCCGTGACCGCCCCGATGCCGCTGTTCCCACCGGTCACCACCACGACCCGGCCGTCCTGACCAGGGATGTTCTCGTCGATCCAGCTGTCGGTCGTGGCCACGTCGTCACCCTAAGCGTTGTCCGACACCTGTACTGCTGGTTTCGCGCGAGTCACGTGCGCCGACTTGGTCACGCGTGCCGGGCCCGTGCCGGAGTCTCACCGCCTCAGCCCGATCCCGGCTCACCCCGGAGCATGATCGAGCGGGCCGGCGGCAGCACGAGGAACGCCCCATGCGCCCAATGTCTTGATCATCCAACCCCCTTCGCGTGCGCGGACCGGCCCCGTCCGCCCCGCTTCGCCTCGTAGAGCGCCCCGTCCGCGGCCTCGTAGAGCCCGGGCAGGTCGGCGCCGTCGGTGGGCGCGTGGGCCACGCCGATGCTGACGCTCAGCGGCAGCTCGCCGCCCCCGGGCAGTTCCAGCGGGGAGCCGCGGACCGCCTCGACGAGCTGCTCGGCCCGGCGGATGGCCACGTCGTACTCGCACCCGGGCAGGAGCACGGCCAGCTCGTCACCGCCGAGCCGGCCGATCACGCAGTCCGGGCGGGTGTTGGCCGCCAGCACCGCGGCGAGGTGTTTCAGCGCCAGGTCGCCGACCGGGTGGCCGAGCGTGTCGTTGATGGTCTTGAACTTGTCGACGTCGATGAGCATCAGTGCCGTGCCCACGGTGTGCTGCCCGGCGGTCAGGGCGCCGTGGGCGGTCTCGTCGAGCACCCGCCGGGTGACGAGACCGGTGAGCGTGTCCACACCGGCCTGTTCGCGCAGCAGGGCGGTGAGCTCGCGGGTGGACGTGGTGCCGCGGGTGATCAGGATGCTGCTGGCCCCCACCACCACGAGCAGGTAGGCCATCGACCGGAACGCCTCGCGCGGGGGCAGCAGGCCGAACGTGAGGGCGGCGTCGCTGGCCACGTTGTAGGCGAGAAGGGTGTAGCTGCCCAGCGGGCGCAGGATCGCGGCGCCGTAGAGGATCGGCAGGGTGGACGCGAGGAGGGCGGCGGTGTCGCCCTGGCCCTTGGCGAAGCTCATCCCGGTGAGCATCAGCGAGGACGCCAGCGGGATGGCCAGGAAGCTCGGCGGGGGCAGCCGCGGGCCGTGGCGGGCCAGCAGCAGCGCGAACCCGAGCAGCAGCACGGTGAGCCCGACGTTGAAGGCCAGGGCGGCGCCGGTGTAGGTGGTGGAGAGCCCGTCGACGGTCAGCAGCACGGCCGAGGCGAGCAGCATGCCGATCCCGGCACGGGTGGCGTCGGGCACGCTCCAGGCCCCGGTGGCACGCAGCAGCCCGCGCCCGGCGGCGGCCCATCGGCCGGCCCGGCTCCGCCACCGGTGCCCCCGGGCCGGCCGACGGCCCCGGTGCCCGGTGGAGTTCCCCCGTCGTCTCATCCCGTCCACAGGTCCGTCCTGGCGAGGCGCACGCCTCCCGGCTCTCCTGATCGGCTCTGTGCGAGGATGACCTGAGAAGACCTGCGGATGCTCGGCCGTCGGGGGCCGGTTTGCTCCTGAGCCTCGCTATCCGTAATCTTTACTGCGGTGCGCCGCGTGGCATCGATATGCCTGCGTTGAGCCCTCACCCTTCCGGGGTGTCGGGGATTAGAACCGCACCCCCGTTGAACCGACCGGAGAGTGATTTCACGTGTACGCGATCGTTCGCGCTGGTGGCCGCCAGGAGAAGGTTGCCATTGGCGACGTCCTCACTGTTGACAAGGTCGAGGGTGCGCCCGGCGACGCGGTGAAGCTCGTCCCGCTGCTGCTGGTCGACGGCGCCGACGTCACCAGCGCTGCCGACGCCCTGGCCAAGGTCACCGTCGCTGCTGAGATCGTCGAGTCCGCCAAGGGCCCGAAGATCATCATCCA
This genomic interval carries:
- a CDS encoding oxidoreductase produces the protein MATTDSWIDENIPGQDGRVVVVTGGNSGIGAVTAGALAARGARVVLACRDVSRGEAAAAGMTGDVRVLPLDLADLASVRAFPERLGEPVHVLLNNAGVMAVPHSTTRDGFELHLGTNFLGPFALTGLLLPQITERVVTLSSVVHRRGRIDLDDLNWEHRRYARWGAYAQSKLADLMFARELQRRLAAAGSPVLSVAAHPGIAKTELTSHTGSLVQGAVLSLSSRMAGHSAEMGALPLLYAAASPDASPGGYYGPTGPGEVRGYPGLAASSTAAQDKKVAAALWARAQELTGVAYPSKR
- a CDS encoding GGDEF domain-containing protein; the protein is MRRRGNSTGHRGRRPARGHRWRSRAGRWAAAGRGLLRATGAWSVPDATRAGIGMLLASAVLLTVDGLSTTYTGAALAFNVGLTVLLLGFALLLARHGPRLPPPSFLAIPLASSLMLTGMSFAKGQGDTAALLASTLPILYGAAILRPLGSYTLLAYNVASDAALTFGLLPPREAFRSMAYLLVVVGASSILITRGTTSTRELTALLREQAGVDTLTGLVTRRVLDETAHGALTAGQHTVGTALMLIDVDKFKTINDTLGHPVGDLALKHLAAVLAANTRPDCVIGRLGGDELAVLLPGCEYDVAIRRAEQLVEAVRGSPLELPGGGELPLSVSIGVAHAPTDGADLPGLYEAADGALYEAKRGGRGRSAHAKGVG
- the rplU gene encoding 50S ribosomal protein L21 — its product is MYAIVRAGGRQEKVAIGDVLTVDKVEGAPGDAVKLVPLLLVDGADVTSAADALAKVTVAAEIVESAKGPKIIIQKYKNKTGYKKRQGHRQPLTKIKITGISK